The Synergistaceae bacterium genome includes a window with the following:
- a CDS encoding HAMP domain-containing protein, whose protein sequence is MRLYSLRARLVVFISLFSILSAAAAGFIAVRIAGARLGTELERNVRVNASGLDMMLQNYKEQALAHVRNLAAHPGLADAIDARDFDSLKAITVPMIENGELEYLVVADLKGTALIRAHIPDEIPGPDDSISNQRNIREALSGKQFVGIEEGKYVKLSVRAGAPVRSGDGTVVGALSSGYVASQNTMMDEAKALLGGEFSLFLGAERVAATATGPDGTRPSGEEPGTEEIFALVKEGQRPVLAEDPVFGSDYLTVFSPLTGADGEITGMTGSSVSLESMAAVRMDIARSVLMAVLAVLVVSTVFGVLLAGRIAAPMLELRRLMAAAGGGDLTVHGEISRDDEISELTATFNQMVQRQAEIVGRARRASEDLASSAGQIAVSASEVSSASQEVAYNIAAVSEEAERGNETSVETNQVLLELSSLIQMARRKGQGVLEDSARTLEAAREGHATVSEAASAMENIGVLAGKTEEDMEVLAGYSRQISSITEAITGIAQQTNLLALNAAIEAARAGESGRGFAVVADEVRLLAEQSDKEAGEVVQLVRKIVERIEAAVEGIRESRSETELGEEVMRRAREALDLILDATAQSGEATESIVSITEEEVASSEKIIELIKSMGEVIGSTAEKSEQVAAATEETTASMEMIGTGTEELSEMASQLNEAVSVFRLQDDDGEALPDSELIKRAKSDHLLWKARISNMLKGLDSVDPEDVDAHTECRLGRWYFSPGNPFRDRAEFERIEAPHREVHEMARQAAEAYRDGDVKGAAKLYALLGKSSRAVIKDLDSLLKGSFR, encoded by the coding sequence ATGAGACTGTATTCACTGAGAGCGAGGCTTGTAGTTTTTATATCCCTTTTTTCCATCCTCTCCGCGGCGGCGGCAGGGTTCATAGCTGTCAGGATAGCGGGCGCGCGGTTAGGGACGGAGCTTGAGCGCAACGTCCGGGTGAACGCCTCCGGGCTGGATATGATGCTACAGAACTACAAGGAGCAGGCCCTGGCGCACGTGCGGAACCTAGCCGCCCACCCGGGGCTTGCCGATGCGATTGACGCGAGGGATTTCGACTCGCTCAAGGCCATCACGGTGCCGATGATCGAGAATGGAGAGCTGGAATACCTGGTGGTCGCCGACTTGAAGGGAACGGCCCTGATTCGGGCGCACATCCCGGACGAGATCCCCGGCCCGGACGATAGTATATCCAACCAGAGGAACATCCGCGAGGCTCTGTCGGGCAAGCAGTTCGTCGGCATCGAAGAGGGCAAATACGTGAAGCTGTCGGTTCGCGCCGGCGCACCCGTGCGCAGCGGTGATGGCACGGTGGTGGGAGCGCTTTCGTCCGGGTACGTCGCCAGTCAGAACACGATGATGGACGAGGCGAAGGCGCTTCTGGGCGGGGAGTTCTCTCTCTTCCTGGGGGCGGAGCGCGTTGCGGCCACGGCTACGGGGCCGGACGGAACGAGGCCCTCCGGAGAGGAGCCGGGGACAGAGGAGATATTCGCTCTAGTGAAAGAGGGGCAAAGGCCCGTCCTGGCCGAAGACCCGGTGTTCGGGTCTGACTATCTCACGGTTTTCTCACCTCTGACGGGTGCGGACGGAGAGATAACGGGCATGACGGGGTCGTCCGTGTCGCTGGAGAGCATGGCCGCCGTCAGGATGGACATCGCGAGGAGCGTCCTCATGGCCGTTCTGGCCGTGCTGGTCGTATCAACGGTCTTCGGCGTGCTGCTTGCGGGCAGGATCGCGGCTCCGATGCTCGAACTGCGCAGGCTGATGGCGGCGGCGGGCGGCGGCGACCTGACCGTGCACGGGGAGATAAGCAGGGACGACGAGATCTCGGAGCTTACCGCCACGTTCAACCAGATGGTGCAGCGACAGGCGGAGATAGTCGGCAGGGCCCGCCGTGCGTCGGAGGATCTGGCCTCGTCGGCGGGGCAGATCGCCGTCTCGGCGTCCGAGGTGTCGTCCGCATCGCAGGAGGTGGCTTATAACATAGCGGCTGTCTCCGAGGAGGCGGAAAGGGGCAACGAGACGTCGGTGGAGACCAACCAGGTGCTGTTGGAGCTCTCGTCACTGATACAGATGGCGAGGCGCAAGGGGCAGGGGGTGCTGGAGGACTCGGCGCGGACGCTCGAGGCGGCTAGGGAGGGACATGCGACCGTTAGCGAGGCCGCGTCCGCCATGGAGAATATCGGCGTGCTCGCGGGCAAGACCGAGGAGGACATGGAGGTACTCGCCGGATACTCCCGCCAGATAAGCTCCATAACCGAGGCCATCACAGGCATCGCACAGCAGACCAATCTTCTCGCCCTGAACGCTGCTATTGAGGCGGCCCGTGCCGGGGAGTCGGGAAGGGGCTTCGCCGTCGTGGCCGACGAGGTCCGCCTGCTGGCCGAGCAGTCAGACAAGGAGGCAGGCGAGGTGGTCCAGCTGGTCCGCAAGATAGTGGAGCGGATAGAGGCCGCCGTCGAAGGGATACGCGAAAGCAGAAGCGAGACGGAGCTGGGAGAAGAGGTAATGCGCCGTGCAAGGGAGGCGCTTGACCTTATCCTGGACGCGACTGCCCAGTCAGGGGAGGCGACAGAGAGCATAGTCTCGATAACCGAGGAGGAGGTCGCCAGCTCCGAGAAGATCATAGAGCTAATCAAGTCCATGGGCGAGGTCATCGGCTCGACCGCTGAGAAATCCGAGCAGGTGGCGGCCGCCACCGAGGAGACGACCGCCTCGATGGAGATGATCGGCACTGGCACCGAGGAGTTGAGCGAGATGGCCTCGCAGCTCAACGAGGCCGTCAGCGTATTCAGGCTGCAGGACGACGATGGCGAGGCTCTTCCGGACTCCGAGCTGATCAAGAGGGCAAAGTCCGACCACCTGCTGTGGAAGGCTCGCATCAGCAACATGCTGAAGGGGCTGGACAGTGTCGATCCGGAGGATGTGGACGCGCACACCGAGTGCAGGCTCGGCAGGTGGTACTTTTCCCCTGGGAACCCGTTCAGGGACAGGGCGGAGTTCGAGCGCATAGAGGCCCCGCACAGAGAGGTGCACGAGATGGCGAGACAGGCCGCCGAGGCCTACCGGGACGGCGACGTCAAGGGTGCGGCCAAGCTGTACGCACTCCTTGGGAAGAGCTCCCGTGCGGTGATCAAGGATCTCGACTCGCTGCTGAAGGGTTCCTTCCGATAG
- a CDS encoding 2-oxoglutarate synthase, with the protein MSRANEYFSLVLAGVGGQGLVTMGTLLGEAAVIEGRNACMSSTYGTEARGSFTRTDVIVGDGEIDFIGAESPRLVLCLAQEALDRCLLILEAGDEDAIFLYDSGLVTPSPDIRANSACAPFARIASEMGRPGSANLVALGAAVRLTGAVKADSIRAAAGRLGEGAQLAVDRGYDCISQ; encoded by the coding sequence ATGAGCAGGGCGAACGAATACTTCTCCCTGGTGCTAGCCGGAGTAGGAGGACAAGGACTGGTCACCATGGGGACTCTGCTGGGGGAGGCCGCGGTGATCGAGGGGCGCAACGCCTGTATGTCCTCCACCTACGGCACGGAGGCAAGGGGGTCATTCACCAGGACGGACGTGATAGTCGGCGACGGGGAGATTGACTTCATCGGGGCCGAGTCCCCCCGCCTGGTCCTCTGTTTGGCGCAGGAGGCATTGGACCGCTGCCTGCTCATCCTCGAGGCCGGGGATGAAGACGCGATCTTCCTGTACGACAGCGGCCTTGTGACTCCCTCGCCCGACATCCGGGCGAACAGCGCCTGTGCGCCATTCGCCCGGATAGCATCTGAAATGGGTCGGCCGGGATCCGCCAACCTGGTCGCGCTCGGTGCAGCGGTCAGGCTGACGGGTGCTGTGAAGGCGGACTCGATAAGGGCGGCCGCAGGCAGACTTGGAGAGGGAGCACAGCTCGCCGTCGACCGCGGGTACGACTGTATAAGCCAGTAG